The following proteins come from a genomic window of Anopheles ziemanni chromosome 3, idAnoZiCoDA_A2_x.2, whole genome shotgun sequence:
- the LOC131285840 gene encoding lectizyme-like, translated as MTLTFIVLALVIGRFYFTECIKFDPEVDVGGDAQENEFPFMVQLQRFWVVSYLQQCGGSLITPSWILTAAHCNDHQPKLQVLAGTRVRNDRTNGQLRAVVRFIPHERYVLDGKTHPYDIALALVETPFQVDGVTVATVELWFVGVHFRPPKECDDDPAPVGTVCVGSPGTTACQGDSGGPVVGLGEDGIPRQIGVVSSGSDTCGAKPITCTDVTAYVCCCN; from the exons ATGACCTTAACCTTCATCGTGTTGGCGCTTGTTATAGGGCGCTTCTATTTTACCGAGTGTATAA AATTTGATCCCGAAGTGGATGTCGGTGGTGATGCGCAGGAAAACGAGTTTCCGTTCATGGTGCAGCTGCAACGGTTTTGGGTCGTCAGCTATCTCCAACAGTGCGGCGGTTCTCTCATCACGCCAAGCTGGATCCTCACGGCGGCTCACTGCAACGATCATCAACCCAAGTTGCAAGTCTTGGCGGGCACAAGAGTGCGCAACGATCGCACCAACGGCCAACTGAGGGCTGTGGTTCGGTTCATCCCCCACGAGCGGTACGTCCTGGACGGGAAAACACACCCCTACGATATAGCGCTGGCACTGGTGGAAACCCCCTTCCAAGTGGACGGTGTTACGGTGGCCACCGTTGAGCTTTGG TTCGTCGGGGTTCACTTTCGTCCGCCGAAGGAGTGTGACGATGATCCGGCACCGGTTGGAACGGTCTGTGTCGGAAGCCCGGGAACGACCGCCTGCCAGGGTGATTCCGGAGGACCGGTCGTTGGCTTGGGGGAGGATGGCATCCCGCGGCAGATAGGGGTAGTTTCGTCCGGATCGGACACTTGTGGGGCTAAACCGATCACCTGCACCGATGTGACCGCATAC GTTTGTTGTTGCAATTGA